A single window of Anaerocolumna chitinilytica DNA harbors:
- a CDS encoding sensor histidine kinase, with the protein MERQKELRYFVWIKLGMIITVTVYAALYTRNEAAGITYQTLCLTALLFMAVVWLELKEEKREREALEISDAKAPLAVLNSVLPLAAELVFAAVLIGGFDRDYIYLLPMVILDIFVIFRRKAFSYMSVYLGLLLTNEKVAYFAIASFTVILYYQHYNIVKEEQIKSELSEGKEEELKRNLSRSEIRYHKELDRNRLYYDNKILEERTRLSQALHDKLGHSINGSVYQLEAVKVLFEKNSEESKVMLQAVIDNLRSSMEEIRYLLRQERPDKKQLAFIQLNSLCEDCKRKYGIEAEFSLTGAGEEIGERYWEIILDNCFEAVSNALKYSYCTRINIEILVMNRIVRCTISDNGKGCLDVKTGMGLEGMRRRVREVNGFISFSGEDGFVINMLLPLEGS; encoded by the coding sequence ATGGAAAGACAAAAGGAATTACGATATTTTGTATGGATTAAACTTGGTATGATTATTACTGTCACCGTTTATGCAGCTTTGTATACCAGGAATGAGGCGGCGGGAATTACTTATCAGACCTTATGTTTGACAGCGTTGTTGTTTATGGCAGTCGTCTGGCTGGAATTAAAAGAAGAAAAACGGGAAAGAGAAGCCTTGGAGATTTCAGATGCCAAGGCTCCTTTGGCAGTATTAAATTCTGTTCTTCCTCTTGCGGCGGAGTTGGTTTTTGCGGCTGTTCTTATTGGCGGGTTCGACAGGGATTATATTTATTTATTGCCAATGGTGATTCTGGATATCTTCGTTATTTTCAGAAGAAAGGCATTTTCCTATATGTCAGTCTACTTAGGCCTTCTTCTGACGAACGAGAAGGTAGCTTATTTCGCGATTGCATCCTTTACAGTGATACTTTATTATCAGCATTATAACATAGTGAAAGAGGAGCAGATAAAAAGTGAATTAAGTGAAGGGAAGGAAGAGGAACTAAAAAGAAATTTGAGCAGAAGTGAAATTAGGTATCATAAGGAGCTTGACAGAAATCGCCTGTATTATGACAATAAGATATTGGAGGAAAGGACCAGACTGTCTCAGGCCCTTCATGACAAGTTGGGACACAGTATCAATGGTTCCGTCTACCAGCTGGAAGCTGTTAAGGTATTGTTTGAGAAGAACAGTGAAGAGAGTAAAGTCATGCTGCAGGCAGTGATTGATAACTTGAGGTCCAGTATGGAAGAAATCAGATATCTGCTGCGCCAGGAGAGGCCGGATAAGAAACAGCTTGCTTTTATTCAGTTAAATAGTCTTTGTGAAGATTGCAAAAGAAAATATGGTATAGAGGCGGAATTTTCTTTAACCGGAGCTGGGGAAGAAATAGGAGAGAGGTACTGGGAGATTATCCTGGATAACTGTTTTGAAGCAGTCTCCAATGCTTTAAAATATTCCTACTGTACCAGAATCAATATAGAAATATTAGTAATGAACCGCATAGTACGCTGTACAATCTCAGATAATGGTAAAGGCTGTTTAGATGTCAAAACAGGTATGGGTCTGGAGGGAATGAGAAGGCGTGTCAGAGAAGTGAACGGCTTTATCAGCTTTTCCGGCGAAGACGGCTTTGTGATTAATATGCTTCTGCCTTTAGAAGGCAGCTAA
- a CDS encoding ABC transporter ATP-binding protein, whose translation MSDIVLRTDGITKKYNNRAVVDYLTLELRRGEIFGLLGPNGAGKSTTMNMICGLVKPNAGSIHLFERDLKTEGKKALSKIGYIPQELAIHENLKAWENVELFTSLYGIKGAQLKNAVEDALEFVGLSDKRNVFAKNFSGGMKRRLNIACALGHKPELLIFDEPTVGIDPQSRNFILEKIKEANRAGTTVIYTSHYMEEVEAVCKKIAIMDSGKIIATGTKEELRQLVTADANNELTLEEVFLTLTGKKLRDYTEGV comes from the coding sequence ATGAGCGATATCGTTTTAAGGACTGATGGAATTACGAAGAAATATAATAACAGAGCAGTGGTAGATTATCTTACTTTGGAACTGCGAAGAGGGGAGATATTTGGGCTCCTTGGCCCTAACGGAGCGGGTAAGTCTACGACTATGAACATGATCTGCGGGCTGGTGAAGCCAAATGCAGGCAGTATTCACCTTTTTGAAAGAGATCTGAAAACAGAGGGAAAAAAAGCACTGTCGAAGATAGGTTATATTCCACAGGAACTGGCTATTCATGAGAATCTAAAGGCTTGGGAGAATGTTGAACTCTTCACCTCTCTTTATGGCATAAAAGGAGCACAACTAAAAAATGCGGTAGAGGATGCTTTAGAATTTGTGGGTCTGTCTGATAAAAGAAATGTTTTTGCAAAGAACTTTTCAGGAGGCATGAAGAGAAGACTTAACATTGCATGTGCTTTGGGGCATAAGCCGGAATTGCTGATATTTGATGAACCAACGGTAGGGATTGATCCCCAGTCCAGAAATTTTATTCTGGAAAAAATCAAAGAGGCAAACAGAGCCGGAACCACTGTTATCTATACCAGCCACTATATGGAAGAGGTGGAAGCAGTATGTAAAAAAATCGCTATAATGGATAGTGGAAAAATCATTGCTACAGGTACCAAAGAGGAGCTTAGGCAGCTCGTGACGGCAGATGCAAATAATGAGCTTACTTTGGAAGAAGTATTCCTGACATTAACCGGTAAGAAATTACGGGATTATACAGAGGGGGTATAA
- a CDS encoding DUF6179 domain-containing protein: MEYEMEELLPLVERLTFKYTSGDSSSVTYETARMLMEAIIYCIREYEEQGEELLLRTKEKTTAAMAYQLGYEAVIAKVHKTKELYHAALEDFSDYGCQNLKETFLDGIPAFFVQYDPKFKPQDHILTLDYPVIWSVYDSCGIDAIYRYVQHIKIENDFLQAFKEAQVEELLDRVIPDYRKLYYGNIAYEVLLTVVGCIIVHKPVGRLLLTESDLSGIKQYFIEDNETAAENKINSLLSDMFQNVFCDKGDMEEYFKILGKDFAVRIVNGIRNDSLPAVFSVTS; encoded by the coding sequence ATGGAATACGAAATGGAAGAATTGCTGCCTCTTGTAGAAAGGCTCACCTTTAAATACACTTCCGGGGACAGCAGCTCGGTCACTTATGAAACAGCCAGAATGCTGATGGAAGCCATTATTTACTGCATCAGGGAATATGAGGAACAAGGAGAGGAACTTCTGTTAAGGACGAAGGAAAAAACTACTGCAGCTATGGCTTATCAGTTGGGCTATGAAGCGGTAATTGCGAAGGTTCATAAGACGAAGGAGTTATATCATGCTGCTTTGGAGGATTTTTCTGATTATGGCTGCCAGAATTTAAAAGAGACTTTTTTAGATGGTATACCGGCTTTTTTTGTACAATATGACCCTAAATTTAAGCCTCAGGATCATATTCTGACCCTTGATTACCCTGTGATATGGAGTGTGTATGATTCCTGCGGTATAGATGCTATCTATAGGTATGTTCAGCATATCAAAATCGAAAATGATTTTCTACAAGCCTTCAAGGAGGCACAGGTAGAGGAACTATTAGATAGGGTTATACCTGATTACAGGAAACTGTACTATGGAAATATAGCTTATGAGGTACTCTTAACGGTGGTTGGTTGTATCATAGTTCATAAGCCGGTGGGAAGACTTCTGCTAACCGAGAGTGATTTGTCCGGTATAAAGCAATATTTTATAGAGGATAATGAGACTGCTGCTGAAAATAAGATAAATAGTTTACTCTCTGATATGTTTCAGAATGTATTCTGTGATAAGGGCGATATGGAGGAATATTTTAAGATTCTTGGAAAGGATTTTGCAGTCAGAATAGTAAATGGCATCAGAAATGACTCCTTGCCAGCAGTGTTTTCAGTGACTTCATAA
- a CDS encoding tRNA dihydrouridine synthase, with the protein MRFYFAPLEGITGYIYRNAHHTCFGKVDKYFSPFITTNQSAAFKSRDINDILPENNKGQILVPQLLTNNANDFNRAAERIKQLGYEEINLNLGCPSGTVVAKHKGSGFLALTKELEEFLDEIFANPVMKISIKTRIGKDQPEEFNKLIEIYNKYPLEELIIHPRVQKDFYKNKPNKEVFKKALEASKNPLCYNGDIFTLKDYQELIQEFPQVDRVMLGRGLLSNPGLIELITENKPSDKIRVRKFHDMIYNDYQDFLSGERNVLFKMKEVWIYLAALFTEHEKYLKKIKKSERLKDYEEAVERLFAEQEIIVNVIKKNP; encoded by the coding sequence ATGAGATTTTATTTTGCCCCCTTAGAAGGGATTACCGGGTATATCTACCGCAATGCACATCATACCTGTTTTGGTAAGGTGGATAAATACTTTTCCCCTTTTATTACTACAAATCAGTCTGCTGCCTTTAAGAGCAGAGATATTAATGACATTCTTCCGGAGAATAATAAAGGGCAGATATTGGTTCCCCAGCTGCTTACGAATAACGCAAATGATTTTAACCGTGCCGCAGAGCGAATTAAACAGTTAGGGTATGAAGAAATTAATTTAAATCTGGGCTGTCCTTCCGGTACGGTGGTAGCAAAACATAAAGGCTCCGGTTTCCTGGCACTTACAAAAGAGCTGGAGGAGTTCCTGGATGAAATCTTCGCAAATCCGGTTATGAAGATATCCATTAAGACAAGAATTGGGAAAGACCAGCCGGAGGAATTTAATAAACTGATAGAGATATATAATAAATATCCCCTGGAGGAACTTATTATCCATCCCAGAGTACAGAAGGATTTCTATAAAAATAAACCCAATAAGGAAGTGTTTAAGAAAGCCTTGGAAGCCAGCAAAAATCCTCTTTGCTATAATGGGGATATCTTTACGCTGAAAGACTATCAGGAACTTATACAGGAATTTCCCCAAGTGGATAGGGTAATGCTTGGAAGAGGATTGTTATCTAATCCTGGATTGATTGAACTGATAACGGAGAACAAACCTTCTGATAAGATTAGGGTAAGAAAGTTTCATGATATGATTTATAACGATTATCAAGATTTTCTTTCAGGAGAAAGAAATGTTCTGTTTAAGATGAAAGAAGTTTGGATATATCTGGCTGCTCTATTCACAGAACATGAGAAATATCTAAAGAAAATAAAGAAGTCTGAGCGGCTTAAGGATTATGAAGAAGCAGTAGAAAGACTGTTTGCAGAACAGGAAATTATAGTGAATGTTATAAAGAAAAATCCATAG
- a CDS encoding DUF6323 family protein: MEDNLFELMQQKKQEEEVHALMAVNARTEKFGLTLSYEEARELVINRNESLKSTKRVEFGDGILNKLIYQFCDSQYINQENYLQTLTDLQEIFYQFKNEAEDNLTDDELITFMKEQFEDVCMGDLEYLSGTCLEKFAEAIRAGYRDYMETGGHGEYSQFDDVTRWDKDLYMQVLKEIFWD; the protein is encoded by the coding sequence ATGGAGGACAATCTTTTTGAATTAATGCAACAAAAGAAACAGGAAGAAGAAGTTCATGCATTAATGGCAGTGAATGCACGGACAGAGAAGTTCGGTCTCACGCTCTCTTATGAAGAAGCAAGGGAGTTGGTTATTAACCGCAATGAAAGTCTCAAAAGTACGAAAAGAGTTGAATTCGGAGACGGTATCTTAAATAAGCTCATTTACCAGTTTTGTGACTCACAGTATATCAATCAGGAGAATTACCTTCAAACATTAACAGATCTTCAGGAAATCTTCTATCAGTTTAAAAATGAAGCAGAGGATAATCTGACAGATGACGAACTGATTACCTTTATGAAAGAACAGTTTGAAGATGTCTGTATGGGAGATCTGGAGTATCTGTCAGGTACCTGTTTGGAGAAATTTGCTGAAGCAATCAGAGCCGGTTACAGAGACTATATGGAAACTGGGGGCCATGGAGAATACAGCCAGTTTGATGATGTTACACGCTGGGATAAGGATTTGTATATGCAGGTTTTAAAGGAAATCTTTTGGGATTAG
- a CDS encoding ABC transporter permease, protein MNALYTLLAMNIKLLLRNKGFLFFLLIVPIFSVVLLNVRMTNIATSKEKQQQIIELKSMKEKAAYERDYNLMPVLVYDKSMTELSELFLNQLTESGLYQIYRLNATNMSDTELQSNMKYHLDKDAVVCFLSVDKDFEEKIMSGKIDEGLSFYQTGLDKREELFGKTLEQVSVIFLKANEGKGKEELLKQLKAYQRSLPKKQVTLLDTSNSKAITRDQEIALYSVKISISIVTIAFLYAGIFIAQTAVEEKNNLVYTRLQLTGTGELTYILAKIIVTLMTGFFQTVIMGIGIAVFVKTDLGISIWNYLFLISLLGLIFCNLSLVTGILLNNVMSASYLAFMVWSVSSMLAGLYFPLEDAGKVLKSISNLMPQKWTVVAAEGIMAGNSSVYIMILSITMAYLLIILSTGAVGLRRSRNE, encoded by the coding sequence ATGAATGCACTATATACTCTTTTAGCAATGAATATTAAGTTATTACTTCGTAACAAAGGGTTTCTTTTCTTTCTCCTTATTGTTCCAATCTTCTCCGTTGTACTGTTAAATGTCCGTATGACAAATATTGCGACATCGAAGGAAAAGCAGCAGCAAATAATTGAACTTAAAAGTATGAAAGAAAAAGCAGCCTATGAGAGGGATTATAACCTAATGCCGGTACTGGTCTATGATAAATCCATGACGGAATTGTCGGAGTTGTTCTTAAACCAGCTTACAGAGTCAGGACTTTATCAGATTTACCGTTTGAATGCCACTAATATGTCCGATACAGAGTTGCAAAGTAATATGAAATATCATCTGGATAAGGATGCAGTTGTATGTTTTTTATCTGTAGATAAGGATTTTGAGGAGAAGATTATGTCCGGAAAAATAGATGAAGGTTTATCCTTCTATCAAACCGGGCTGGATAAAAGGGAAGAACTCTTTGGTAAAACCTTAGAGCAGGTTTCTGTTATTTTTCTGAAGGCAAATGAAGGGAAAGGGAAGGAAGAATTATTAAAGCAATTAAAAGCTTATCAAAGGTCTCTTCCAAAAAAGCAGGTAACTTTGCTTGATACCAGTAATTCCAAGGCAATCACCAGAGATCAGGAAATAGCATTGTATTCTGTCAAGATTTCGATTTCTATTGTGACAATCGCTTTTCTTTATGCAGGTATATTTATTGCACAGACTGCCGTGGAGGAAAAAAATAATCTGGTATATACAAGGCTTCAACTTACCGGCACCGGAGAGCTTACTTATATTTTGGCCAAAATTATTGTAACCTTAATGACAGGCTTTTTCCAAACTGTTATAATGGGGATAGGAATAGCAGTGTTTGTAAAAACAGATTTGGGAATCAGCATTTGGAATTACTTATTCTTAATTAGTCTTCTGGGATTAATATTCTGTAATTTGAGTCTGGTGACCGGAATACTCTTGAACAATGTTATGAGTGCCAGTTATCTGGCCTTTATGGTCTGGAGTGTAAGTTCCATGTTAGCAGGTCTGTATTTTCCTCTAGAGGATGCCGGAAAGGTACTAAAGAGTATCTCCAACCTAATGCCTCAAAAGTGGACGGTTGTGGCGGCAGAAGGTATTATGGCAGGAAATTCTTCAGTATACATTATGATTTTATCTATCACAATGGCATACCTGCTGATTATATTGAGTACGGGGGCTGTGGGATTAAGACGAAGCAGGAATGAATAG
- a CDS encoding ABC transporter permease has protein sequence MPWALIKNNFKLMLRNKWVIVLMIVGPIVVIAALSSAFKEMMKGYAPVRDFVAGYCTEPGSNWGESVLAIKEAAKNNGIELREFNPEDTSVTTMVEKIFRQKDAAVFVEFKQGSYHIYKQKGEETEAGVLEYFLYQAIHSLGQTENNNGITREVQIRVFDFPAAPRPDSKDYYGIIEIVYFSWCSVIIMSPVFSSEKKNKITPRLKASPLSNISLFIGKALPCIVFTMLLTLISALVSTILFDIKWGSLPVTLLVMALSIIASSLFSIFIYNLLQNMAVTVGVIFTLVWIAGFLGGSFETYMFSTTPGHIKDLSPLYYINRTLVEYSTAGSSAYLLRCLIYLAVISIVSFIFGLLLADGRGKKNQ, from the coding sequence ATGCCTTGGGCTTTGATAAAAAATAATTTTAAGCTGATGCTTCGGAATAAATGGGTTATTGTACTTATGATTGTTGGACCTATTGTAGTAATTGCGGCCTTATCCAGTGCCTTTAAAGAAATGATGAAGGGGTATGCTCCGGTCAGAGATTTTGTGGCAGGCTACTGCACCGAACCTGGAAGCAATTGGGGAGAGAGTGTTCTGGCTATCAAAGAGGCTGCGAAGAACAATGGGATTGAATTAAGGGAGTTCAATCCTGAAGATACATCTGTTACTACGATGGTTGAGAAGATTTTCAGACAAAAGGATGCGGCTGTATTTGTAGAATTTAAACAAGGTTCCTATCACATCTATAAACAAAAGGGAGAGGAGACAGAAGCGGGCGTGTTGGAATATTTCCTCTATCAGGCAATCCATTCCTTGGGTCAGACAGAAAATAACAATGGAATTACCAGGGAAGTACAGATAAGAGTGTTTGATTTTCCGGCAGCTCCCAGACCGGATTCCAAAGATTATTATGGCATAATAGAAATAGTGTATTTTAGCTGGTGCAGTGTAATTATTATGTCTCCTGTATTTAGCAGTGAAAAGAAGAACAAGATCACACCAAGGCTAAAAGCCTCTCCTTTATCAAATATTTCATTGTTTATCGGGAAAGCGCTTCCTTGCATAGTATTTACGATGCTCCTTACCCTTATAAGTGCTCTGGTTTCAACAATACTGTTTGACATAAAGTGGGGGAGTCTTCCGGTTACGTTGCTGGTTATGGCTTTAAGTATTATAGCCTCATCCTTGTTTAGTATTTTTATATATAACCTCCTTCAAAATATGGCGGTAACGGTGGGAGTGATTTTTACACTGGTGTGGATTGCAGGATTTCTTGGCGGAAGCTTTGAGACCTATATGTTTTCCACAACTCCGGGGCACATCAAGGACTTGTCTCCGCTCTATTATATTAACAGAACATTAGTAGAGTATTCGACGGCAGGAAGCAGTGCTTACCTGTTAAGGTGCCTTATATACTTAGCAGTGATTAGTATTGTATCATTTATCTTTGGTTTGTTATTAGCTGACGGAAGGGGGAAAAAGAATCAATGA
- a CDS encoding Dabb family protein, with protein MAKPIRHMVIFNLIHQKDSQEELKFLKDGQELLTSIPVVKDFQVLRQISSKNDYNFGFSMIFETSEDYAAYNNHPVHKAFVASRWEKEVTKFLEIDFEDFTEK; from the coding sequence ATGGCAAAACCAATCAGACATATGGTAATATTTAATTTAATACATCAAAAAGATTCCCAGGAAGAGTTAAAATTCCTAAAGGACGGACAAGAGTTATTAACCTCCATACCGGTAGTAAAAGACTTTCAGGTATTACGCCAGATTAGCAGTAAGAATGATTATAATTTCGGATTTTCTATGATCTTTGAAACTTCAGAAGATTATGCAGCCTATAATAACCATCCGGTTCATAAAGCTTTTGTTGCAAGCAGATGGGAAAAGGAAGTTACAAAATTTTTAGAAATTGATTTTGAAGATTTTACAGAGAAGTAA